The Streptomyces aurantiacus genome includes a region encoding these proteins:
- a CDS encoding TetR/AcrR family transcriptional regulator, translating into METATAAQRKVPRPRADALRNRERIVAAGREMFVEFGAEVPLDEIARRAGIGNATLYRNFPDRASLQREVVCSVMDRVSEQVEQMLAETGDAFEALSRFVHASADERIGALCPMLSEAFDRDHPDLVASRERVESLVEELMERARHAGQLRSDVAVGDLMVAVSQLTRPLPGTACPNMDRFVHRHLQLFLDGLRAPARSVLPGEAATMEDLRRA; encoded by the coding sequence GTGGAGACCGCAACCGCCGCACAGCGCAAGGTGCCCCGCCCGCGGGCCGATGCTCTGCGCAACCGGGAGCGGATCGTCGCCGCCGGGCGAGAGATGTTCGTCGAGTTCGGCGCCGAGGTGCCGCTGGACGAGATCGCCCGCCGGGCCGGCATCGGCAACGCCACGCTGTACCGCAACTTCCCCGACCGGGCATCCCTCCAGCGCGAGGTCGTCTGCTCGGTCATGGACCGTGTCTCCGAACAGGTGGAGCAGATGCTCGCGGAGACCGGGGACGCTTTCGAGGCGCTCTCGCGGTTCGTGCACGCGTCGGCCGACGAGCGGATCGGCGCACTGTGCCCGATGCTCTCCGAGGCCTTCGACAGGGACCACCCGGACCTGGTCGCCTCCCGCGAGCGGGTCGAGAGTCTGGTCGAGGAACTCATGGAGCGTGCCCGGCACGCCGGCCAGCTCCGCTCCGACGTCGCCGTCGGGGACCTCATGGTCGCCGTCAGCCAGCTCACCCGGCCCCTGCCCGGCACCGCGTGCCCGAACATGGACCGCTTCGTACACCGTCACCTGCAGCTCTTCCTGGACGGTCTGCGGGCACCCGCCCGCTCCGTGCTGCCCGGCGAGGCCGCGACCATGGAGGACCTGCGACGAGCGTGA
- a CDS encoding IclR family transcriptional regulator domain-containing protein, with translation MPPTHRTPAEPDAVVPAQPDAVVPVEAVIPLMRGITVLSRLTEAGGTSSLSGLERTTGLARSTVDRIAATLARMGYLRLDGRDAVLAPRLMELGNAYLAALRLPRLLDTRADALADELDESVSLAVADRDGIRFIHQATRRRAMSLSFRIGDLLPAERTAPGPLFATEWTPEDWAGWRDRRAADPHDLGFPTLPPREHPVGDEEFEERTREADARGWSLDDQLIEPGLVAVSVPVRDRGGRVACVVSVVSHTSRHTADSLRDTLLPRLRATVQAMERDLREAPAQPPAAPAGLATWTGASKQELGREFVESLARGLTVITAFGEGRAALTLTEVAQATGLARATARRALITLEHLGHVTAHGRTFSLTPRVLSLGFPPLSRTTLPQLAAPHLAELADLLHDSASLAVLAGDEIQYTARVATSRIMSVNITVGTRLPACPTSLGRVMLADLTPAERAPFLTGLHPLTPHTVTDPAALGATLDHVREAGYALVDGELEEGLRSIAVPVRDRTGRVVAAVNVAMHSSRRTAEQCVGEVLPELAATAGRIEADLRVAGRFTRVPVT, from the coding sequence ATGCCACCGACCCACCGCACACCCGCCGAGCCCGACGCAGTCGTCCCCGCCCAGCCCGACGCAGTCGTCCCCGTCGAGGCCGTCATCCCGCTGATGCGCGGCATCACCGTGCTGAGCCGGCTCACCGAGGCGGGCGGAACCTCGAGCCTCAGCGGCCTGGAGCGGACCACGGGCCTCGCCAGATCCACGGTGGACCGCATCGCGGCGACGCTGGCCCGCATGGGATACCTGCGCCTCGACGGCCGGGACGCCGTACTCGCGCCGAGGCTGATGGAGCTGGGCAACGCCTACCTGGCCGCCCTGCGGCTGCCCCGTCTGCTGGACACGCGGGCCGACGCGCTCGCGGACGAGCTGGACGAGTCGGTGTCACTGGCCGTCGCGGACCGGGACGGCATCCGTTTCATCCACCAGGCCACCCGCCGCCGCGCGATGTCCCTGAGCTTCCGCATCGGCGACCTGCTCCCGGCCGAACGGACAGCGCCCGGCCCCCTGTTCGCCACCGAGTGGACTCCCGAGGACTGGGCGGGATGGCGGGACCGGCGGGCCGCCGACCCGCACGACCTGGGGTTCCCGACACTGCCCCCACGTGAACACCCCGTCGGGGACGAGGAGTTCGAGGAGCGCACACGGGAGGCGGATGCCCGGGGCTGGTCCCTCGACGACCAGTTGATCGAACCGGGCCTCGTCGCGGTCTCGGTGCCCGTACGGGACCGCGGTGGACGCGTCGCCTGCGTGGTGAGCGTGGTGAGCCACACCAGCCGGCACACCGCCGACTCCTTGCGGGACACCCTGCTGCCCCGGCTGCGGGCGACCGTACAGGCGATGGAACGGGATCTGCGCGAGGCCCCCGCCCAGCCGCCCGCCGCCCCCGCCGGGCTCGCCACCTGGACCGGGGCCTCGAAGCAGGAACTGGGCCGGGAGTTCGTCGAGTCGCTGGCCCGCGGACTGACCGTGATCACGGCGTTCGGCGAGGGCCGCGCCGCGCTCACGCTCACGGAGGTGGCGCAGGCGACGGGCCTCGCGCGGGCGACGGCCCGGCGAGCGCTGATCACTCTGGAACACCTGGGCCACGTCACGGCCCACGGGCGGACCTTCTCCCTGACACCCCGGGTCCTGTCCCTCGGCTTCCCGCCGCTGTCCCGTACGACGTTGCCGCAGCTCGCGGCCCCGCATCTGGCCGAACTCGCGGACCTGCTGCACGACTCGGCGTCCCTGGCGGTCCTGGCCGGCGACGAGATCCAGTACACGGCCCGCGTCGCCACCAGCCGCATCATGAGCGTCAACATCACGGTCGGCACACGGCTGCCCGCCTGCCCGACCTCCTTGGGCCGGGTGATGCTCGCGGACCTCACCCCGGCCGAGCGGGCCCCGTTCCTGACCGGCCTCCACCCGCTGACCCCGCACACGGTTACGGACCCGGCCGCCCTCGGGGCCACCCTGGACCACGTACGGGAAGCCGGATACGCCCTGGTGGACGGGGAGTTGGAGGAGGGTCTGCGATCCATCGCGGTCCCGGTGCGCGACCGTACGGGGAGGGTCGTGGCGGCCGTGAACGTGGCGATGCACAGCTCGCGCCGCACGGCCGAGCAGTGCGTCGGCGAAGTACTGCCGGAGCTGGCCGCGACGGCCGGGCGCATCGAGGCGGACCTGCGTGTGGCCGGGCGGTTCACCCGGGTTCCGGTCACCTGA
- a CDS encoding M6 family metalloprotease domain-containing protein codes for MQPTRCRIRPRRRAAALASVTLLTLAVSTSAGSGHLMAGAPTAAGPVALARSSPLSPCMISGPLGVQMSEGIPTPAGYARSTGTVRALNLMIDFSDAPGQGSALDRFGEFFPQTTDWFRTSSYGRLDYRPQAPMDRWLRMPKSFKAYGIERGAPFDPGYRELVQDIVATADPKVDFREYDLLNVLITPNAGPSALDTVLSVTFAGNTEAPVADGVPVANASFVYSRQDDGSGSYAETGYRVLPHENGHVFGLPDLYTQEGGGSVGHWDIMSEDWGADNDLLGWHKWKLGWLDDSQVGCASAPGTTEHVLTPLAEPGTGGKLVFVPVDSKTGYAVELRTQAGNDEAVCKTGVLIYKVAADVDTGHGPVAVIDSTKDSGGCTRSPNVHAELSDATFSPGQYFKDLRTGIRITIAGTDAKGNHQVYVTRGRPATS; via the coding sequence ATGCAGCCGACCCGCTGTCGGATACGCCCGCGCCGCCGCGCCGCAGCCCTCGCATCGGTCACCCTCCTCACCCTGGCGGTCAGCACCTCCGCCGGGTCCGGACATCTGATGGCAGGCGCGCCGACGGCGGCGGGACCCGTCGCGCTGGCCCGGTCCTCCCCGCTCAGCCCCTGCATGATCAGTGGCCCGCTGGGTGTGCAGATGTCGGAGGGCATCCCCACCCCCGCGGGCTACGCGCGCTCCACCGGCACCGTCCGCGCCCTGAACCTGATGATCGACTTCTCCGACGCGCCCGGCCAGGGCAGCGCGCTCGACCGCTTCGGCGAGTTCTTCCCGCAGACCACCGACTGGTTCCGCACCAGTTCGTACGGCCGCCTCGACTACCGCCCGCAGGCCCCGATGGACCGCTGGCTGCGGATGCCCAAGTCCTTCAAGGCGTACGGGATAGAACGCGGCGCCCCCTTCGACCCCGGCTACCGCGAGCTGGTCCAGGACATCGTGGCCACCGCCGACCCGAAGGTGGACTTCCGGGAGTACGACCTGCTGAACGTCCTGATCACCCCGAACGCCGGCCCCTCCGCGCTCGACACGGTCCTGTCGGTGACCTTCGCAGGCAACACCGAGGCGCCGGTCGCGGACGGAGTGCCCGTCGCGAACGCGTCCTTCGTCTACAGCCGCCAGGACGACGGTTCCGGCTCGTACGCGGAGACCGGCTACCGCGTACTCCCCCACGAGAACGGCCACGTCTTCGGGCTGCCCGACCTCTACACCCAGGAAGGGGGCGGCTCGGTCGGGCACTGGGACATCATGAGCGAGGACTGGGGGGCCGACAACGACCTGCTGGGCTGGCACAAGTGGAAGCTCGGCTGGCTCGACGACTCGCAGGTCGGCTGCGCCTCGGCGCCCGGTACGACCGAGCACGTACTGACCCCGCTGGCCGAGCCCGGCACCGGCGGCAAACTGGTCTTCGTCCCGGTCGACTCGAAGACGGGGTACGCGGTGGAACTGCGCACCCAGGCCGGCAACGACGAGGCGGTCTGCAAGACGGGCGTGCTCATCTACAAGGTGGCCGCGGACGTCGACACCGGCCACGGCCCGGTCGCCGTGATCGACTCCACGAAGGACAGCGGCGGCTGCACCCGCAGCCCGAACGTCCACGCGGAACTCTCCGACGCCACCTTCTCCCCCGGCCAGTACTTCAAGGACCTGAGAACCGGCATCCGCATCACGATCGCGGGCACCGACGCCAAGGGAAACCACCAAGTGTACGTAACCCGCGGCCGCCCGGCAACATCATGA